In Ovis aries strain OAR_USU_Benz2616 breed Rambouillet chromosome 14, ARS-UI_Ramb_v3.0, whole genome shotgun sequence, a single genomic region encodes these proteins:
- the LOC105612738 gene encoding retrovirus-related Pol polyprotein from type-2 retrotransposable element R2DM isoform X3, with protein MLNIIQARLQQYVNRELPDVQAGFRKGRGTRDQMANIRWIMEKATEFQKNIYFCFIDYAKAFDCVDHNKLWKILKEMGILDHLTCLLRNLYAGQEATVRTRHGTTDWFQIGKGVRQGCILSPCLFNLYAEYIMRNAGLEEAQARMKIAGRNINNLRYADDTTLMAESEEELKSLLMKVKEESEKVGLKLNIQKTKIMASGPITSWKIDGETVETVSDFIFGGSKITADGYCSHEIKRRLFLGRKVMTNRDSIFKSRDSTLPTKIRLVKAMVFPVVMYGCESWTVKKAERRRIDAFELWCWRRLLRVPWTARRSIQSILKISLGISLEGMMLKLKLQYFGHLM; from the coding sequence atgctcaatattatacaagccaggcttcagcaatacgtgaaccgtgaactccctgatgttcaagctggttttagaaaaggcagaggaaccagagatcaaatggccaacatccgctggatcatggaaaaagcaacagagttccagaaaaacatctatttctgctttattgactatgccaaagcctttgactgtgtggatcacaataaactgtggaaaattctgaaagagatgggaatactagaccacctgacctgcctcttgagaaacctatatgcaggtcaggaagcaacagttagaactagacatggaacaacagactggttccaaataggaaaaggagtacgtcaaggctgtatattgtcaccctgcttatttaacttatatgcagagtacatcatgagaaacgctgggctggaagaagcacaagctagaatgaagattgccgggagaaatatcaataacctcagatatgcagatgacaccacccttatggcagaaagtgaagaggagctaaagagcctcttgatgaaagtgaaagaggagagtgaaaaagttggcttaaagctcaacattcagaaaacgaagatcatggcatctggtcccatcacttcatggaaaatagatggggaaacagtagaaacagtgtcagactttatttttgggggctccaaaatcactgcagatggttactgcagccatgaaattaaaagacgcttattccttggaagaaaagttatgaccaaccgagatagcatattcaaaagcagagacagtactttgccgactaagatccgtctagtcaaggctatggtttttcctgtggtcatgtatgggtgtgagagttggactgtgaagaaggctgagcgccgaagaattgatgcatttgaactgtggtgttggagaagactcttgagagtcccttggactgcaaggagatccatccagtccattctgaagatcagccttgggatttctttggaaggaatgatgctaaagctgaaactccagtactttggccacctcatgtga